CGCAAAGAGGTTAGATTCAAATAGCCCAGGGTGTACGAACGAAGTCCGGGTATTGGGCAAAAATCTGGTCGGCCTGTAGCTGGGGAAACTCAGGGCTGGCGCGGTTGTAAATCGTCAGAATAGCGTTGTTGCCGGATGGTACGGCGTCTTTGCGCTCCATTTGTTTTTCCTTGAGCAGGTAGGGCCGAAACCAGGCCACGGCCTGGCTTAAGCTGCGGCCCTCGGGGCTGGTGTAGTGCCACAAGTCCACGCCAGCTTTGGGAGCCAGCACGGCCAGCTGCAGCCAGCCTTGCAGGTTCATGCTCACGTAGTTCCAGGGCCGGGTGCGGGCCAGCTCCAGGGGCTGGGAGCCGTCGGCGGCAAACTGCACTGGCAGGCGGGGTAGGGTGTGGGTTTCGAGCGTACGGCGGGCCAACTCCTTGTTGCCAATGAAGAGGGCAAAGTCCACTACCTGCACGTCGTGGAAGGTGCCGTGGTTGTTTTTGTTCTGGCCCTCTTCCTGCCCGATTTTGCTCGTGGTGAGCCACTGGGTGTATTGCGTATACCAGGTTTTCAGATCCTTCACCAAGGCCGGCGTCACGCTTTTACTGCCGCTGAGCAAGGCCAGGGCGTCGGGGATGTAGACCAGGTGGCGGCTCTCGATGATGCCGAAGCTGCGCCCGTCGTTGGTGCCCGGAATGCCCTGCCCAAAGTTCAGGTTGGGATTCATGCGGGTAGCCGGGTCCAGAAACCAGACGCGCAGCAGCTTGGCCGCCTGAGTGGCGTACCTCTCATCCTGCGAGAAGTAATACCCTAAGGCCAAGTCCTGCACGTCGTGGCACAGGGCGGCCAGGTTTTCGTCGTCCTTCAGGGCCTTGGTTTCCGGGTTTACCAGGCCGTCTTTCTGCAGG
Above is a genomic segment from Hymenobacter cellulosivorans containing:
- a CDS encoding alginate lyase family protein, which produces MRTTHKPWLGVLVGAILVALAGAAQAAPVTPFLLLDPSALATYKTAYQKGSATEAQQMKSLLSKADQALQRGPYTVTSKQRVPPSGDKHDYISQAPYWWPDPSKPDGKPYLQKDGLVNPETKALKDDENLAALCHDVQDLALGYYFSQDERYATQAAKLLRVWFLDPATRMNPNLNFGQGIPGTNDGRSFGIIESRHLVYIPDALALLSGSKSVTPALVKDLKTWYTQYTQWLTTSKIGQEEGQNKNNHGTFHDVQVVDFALFIGNKELARRTLETHTLPRLPVQFAADGSQPLELARTRPWNYVSMNLQGWLQLAVLAPKAGVDLWHYTSPEGRSLSQAVAWFRPYLLKEKQMERKDAVPSGNNAILTIYNRASPEFPQLQADQIFAQYPDFVRTPWAI